One genomic window of Solanum dulcamara chromosome 10, daSolDulc1.2, whole genome shotgun sequence includes the following:
- the LOC129871582 gene encoding uncharacterized protein LOC129871582: MGKEKIFSYDFINYVPLRKTYQSFTMKSSFAFIALLISVSFIIASAAKIGHVITFRSSNLYPESFTWDPKSHKFIVGGTRHQKLLSISESGVAETLIFDTDLPENSSFLGLTIDRRKNRLLACIHRSPFNALAAYDLQSRRRIFLTPLLDKNDQNPIAAVTEIIHPAAANDVAVDSSGNAYVTNSDGDFIWKVNPDGDASIFSRSEVFKSHPVDVTVNYHRCGLNGIVFISDGYLLVVQSNTGKMYKVNVNDGTAKTVKLNKDLTAADGIAVKRDGVIVVVSQHKLYYLKSENNWDEGVVFDETALDVEGFATAVIVGNRKRVHVLYGHVMEGIMGNENREEFSIVEIEEDEDKEDNIWLFVLIGFGLTYFLFWRFQMRRLVQNMDKRVA; encoded by the coding sequence ATGGGAAAAGAAAAAAtcttttcatatgattttataaattatgttcCGTTGAGAAAAACTTACCAAAGCTTTACAATGAAATCAAGTTTCGCCTTCATCGCCCTTTTAATCTCCGTCAGTTTCATCATCGCCTCAGCTGCTAAAATCGGACACGTCATCACTTTCCGATCATCGAATCTCTACCCGGAGTCATTCACTTGGGATCCAAAATCTCACAAATTCATCGTCGGCGGTACTCGTCATCAGAAACTCCTCTCTATTTCAGAATCCGGTGTAGCTGAAACCCTAATCTTCGATACGGATTTACCGGAAAATTCCTCCTTCCTCGGCCTCACAATCGACCGTCGTAAGAATCGCCTCCTTGCTTGCATTCACCGTTCCCCGTTCAACGCGCTCGCCGCCTACGACCTCCAATCCCGCCGCCGCATTTTCCTCACCCCGCTCCTTGACAAAAACGACCAAAATCCGATCGCTGCCGTAACGGAGATAATCCACCCAGCCGCCGCAAACGACGTCGCAGTTGATTCCTCCGGGAATGCTTACGTCACCAATTCCGATGGGGACTTCATCTGGAAAGTGAACCCCGACGGCGACGCTTCGATTTTCTCGAGATCGGAGGTCTTCAAATCTCATCCCGTGGACGTCACCGTAAACTACCACAGATGCGGACTAAACGGCATCGTTTTCATCTCCGATGGATATTTACTCGTCGTCCAATCAAATACCGGCAAAATGTACAAAGTCAACGTTAACGATGGAACGGCCAAGACCGTTAAATTAAACAAGGATTTAACGGCGGCTGATGGAATAGCCGTTAAAAGGGACGGCGTAATTGTAGTAGTGAGTCAGCACAAGCTTTATTATTTAAAGAGCGAGAATAATTGGGATGAGGGAGTAGTATTTGACGAAACTGCCCTTGATGTAGAAGGGTTTGCTACGGCGGTTATAGTGGGGAATAGGAAGAGGGTGCATGTGTTATATGGGCATGTAATGGAGGGTATAATGGGAAATGAAAATAGAGAAGAATTTAGTATAGTGGAAATAGAGGAAGATGAAGATAAAGAAGATAATATATGGTTGTTTGTGTTAATTGGATTTGGGTTAACTTATTTTTTGTTTTGGAGATTTCAGATGCGTAGACTTGTTCAAAATATGGATAAGAGAGTAGCTTag
- the LOC129869891 gene encoding chitin-binding lectin 1-like, whose translation MSKLPILFLILVASTQITNGLLNNPRKLDEGNIENKCGGCPCNNPCNTPSPPPPPPPVPSPPPPPKKPPPPSGYCPPPPLPPSEGGGGGGYSPNPPSNSQFIYMNGPPGNLYPVDQYFNGAKRDFTSGFSLLIGGFFLALLALR comes from the coding sequence ATGTCAAAACTCCCAATTCTTTTTCTCATTCTTGTGGCTTCTACACAAATAACCAATGgattattgaataatccaagaaaacttgatgaaggTAATATTGAGAACAAATGTGGTGGTTGTCCTTGTAACAATCCATGTAATACACCatctccaccaccaccaccaccacccgTTCCATCGCCGCCACCACCGCCAAAGAAACCACCACCACCAAGTGGATATtgtcctcctcctcctcttcctccttcCGAGggcggtggtggtggtggttatAGTCCAAATCCACCAAGTAATTcgcaattcatatatatgaatggTCCACCAGGGAATTTGTACCCCgttgatcaatattttaatgGTGCCAAAAGGGACTTTACTAGTGGATTTTCACTTTTGATTGGTGGATTTTTCTTGGCATTGCTTGCTTTGAGATGa